From Candidatus Gastranaerophilales bacterium, the proteins below share one genomic window:
- a CDS encoding Fic family protein: MQLTKRQSKIFDFINENQSVKRAEVENYINSVDEKISKVTIIRDLEALLKNNLIKKSGKARSIAYHPAQSNELLRKYNVTDYFNEDTDTRKIKYTRFNFDIFTKLKKIFNSQEILQLEKINGIYREKIGKLSPAVLRKEFERILIELSWKSSQIEGNTYSLLDTEVLVKDNIEAEGHKKEEAFMILNHKKALEYIFENSGYYKTLTLKKIEELHIILTADLNVNKGLRTSPVGIVGTNYKPLDNKHQIKEAMEKLIKKINETENIIAKALITVLMISYIQPFEDGNKRTGRILANAILFANEYCPLSYRSIKESEYKKAVILFYENNSLEYFKNLFMEQFKFAVDKYF, translated from the coding sequence ATGCAACTTACTAAACGTCAGTCTAAAATTTTTGATTTCATAAACGAAAATCAATCTGTTAAAAGAGCAGAAGTTGAAAATTATATTAACTCTGTTGATGAAAAAATCTCCAAAGTTACAATAATCAGAGATTTAGAAGCACTGTTAAAAAACAATTTAATAAAAAAATCGGGAAAAGCAAGAAGCATTGCATATCACCCTGCCCAATCAAATGAGCTTTTAAGAAAATATAACGTTACCGATTATTTTAACGAAGATACAGATACAAGAAAAATAAAATATACACGATTCAACTTTGATATATTTACAAAATTAAAGAAGATATTTAATTCACAAGAAATTTTACAACTGGAAAAAATTAACGGTATTTACAGGGAAAAAATTGGTAAATTAAGCCCTGCTGTTTTAAGAAAAGAGTTTGAGAGGATTCTTATTGAATTGAGCTGGAAATCTTCTCAAATCGAAGGCAATACTTACTCTCTTTTAGATACAGAAGTTTTAGTTAAAGACAATATTGAAGCGGAAGGGCACAAAAAAGAGGAAGCTTTTATGATACTAAATCATAAGAAGGCATTAGAATATATTTTCGAAAACAGCGGGTATTATAAGACACTCACATTAAAAAAAATTGAAGAATTGCACATTATTTTAACCGCCGATTTAAATGTTAATAAGGGGTTAAGAACTTCGCCCGTGGGAATTGTGGGTACTAATTATAAGCCATTGGATAATAAACACCAAATAAAAGAAGCTATGGAAAAACTTATCAAAAAAATAAACGAAACCGAAAATATTATAGCAAAAGCACTAATAACGGTTTTAATGATTTCTTATATACAGCCTTTTGAAGACGGCAATAAAAGAACAGGAAGGATTTTGGCAAATGCAATACTGTTTGCAAATGAGTATTGTCCTCTTTCATACAGAAGCATAAAAGAAAGCGAATACAAAAAAGCCGTTATCCTCTTTTATGAAAATAATAGTCTTGAATATTTCAAAAATTTGTTTATGGAACAGTTTAAATTTGCCGTGGATAAATATTTTTAA
- the rocD gene encoding ornithine--oxo-acid transaminase: MKAQDYIELEKHYGVSNYKPLDVVVEKASGVWVYDVEGKKYLDCLSAYSAVNQGHCHPKIMQAMTEQAQKVTLTSRAFRNNKLPEYYEKISKLTGFEKILPMNSGAEAVETAIKTARKWGYQKKGISENNAEIIVCSENFHGRTSTIVSFSTDEGARKEFGPFMPGFKIAQYGDLKAIENLINENTAAVMLEPIQGEAGIKIPPEGYLKSIRELCSKNNILMILDEIQTGFGRTGKMFAFEHEGIRPDMVTVGKALSGGFYPISAVLADKDVLDIYKPGEHGSTFGGNPLAAAIAMAALDVVVEENLIEKSKELGEYFISKLKEIRSDAIKEIRGRGLFIAIELNTLARPYCERLFKEYGILVKETHENIIRIAPPLVITKDEIDFAIKAFKEVFE, encoded by the coding sequence ATGAAGGCGCAGGATTATATAGAGTTAGAAAAACACTACGGTGTAAGCAATTATAAACCGCTTGATGTTGTTGTAGAAAAGGCTTCAGGAGTTTGGGTTTATGACGTCGAAGGCAAAAAATACTTAGACTGCCTGAGTGCTTATTCAGCTGTTAATCAGGGACATTGCCACCCCAAAATCATGCAGGCGATGACAGAGCAGGCGCAAAAAGTTACTTTAACCTCAAGAGCCTTTAGAAACAATAAATTGCCGGAATATTACGAAAAAATCTCTAAACTGACAGGCTTTGAGAAAATTCTTCCTATGAACAGCGGTGCGGAAGCTGTTGAAACGGCAATCAAAACCGCCCGAAAATGGGGATATCAAAAAAAAGGAATAAGCGAAAACAACGCTGAAATCATAGTATGTTCAGAAAATTTCCACGGCAGAACAAGTACTATAGTGAGTTTTTCTACTGATGAAGGGGCAAGAAAAGAATTCGGACCTTTCATGCCGGGGTTTAAAATCGCACAGTACGGCGACTTAAAAGCAATAGAAAACCTTATAAACGAAAACACCGCAGCTGTTATGCTTGAACCTATCCAGGGCGAAGCCGGTATAAAAATCCCGCCGGAAGGGTATTTAAAAAGTATCAGAGAACTTTGCAGCAAGAATAATATTCTTATGATTTTGGATGAAATTCAAACCGGATTTGGCAGAACAGGCAAAATGTTTGCATTTGAACATGAAGGTATAAGACCTGATATGGTAACGGTCGGCAAAGCGTTATCAGGCGGATTTTATCCGATTTCAGCGGTTTTAGCCGACAAAGATGTTTTGGATATCTACAAACCCGGCGAACATGGTTCAACCTTTGGCGGAAATCCTTTGGCTGCAGCTATTGCTATGGCGGCATTAGATGTTGTTGTGGAAGAAAATCTGATTGAAAAATCCAAAGAACTCGGTGAATACTTTATAAGCAAACTTAAAGAAATACGCTCCGATGCCATTAAAGAAATCAGAGGCAGAGGGCTTTTTATAGCGATAGAGTTAAATACTTTAGCCCGTCCTTACTGCGAAAGACTGTTTAAAGAATACGGGATTTTGGTCAAAGAAACCCACGAAAACATCATTCGTATAGCCCCTCCTTTAGTGATTACAAAAGACGAAATAGACTTTGCGATTAAAGCTTTTAAAGAAGTTTTTGAATAG
- a CDS encoding 4Fe-4S binding protein, producing the protein MLDNMSNIFSQKNIKIILGANNQNPKRIKKTVKVYALAGVRVFDTGADKKIIKKTKKILEKIYPDKDFHICASITLSDDVHSKTAHINKDKCVQCKKCVKKCPHKAITHNIKVDEKSCIGCGVCVKVCPKNAIKLKDNAKTFEEQFKEIPTKSVNYIEIHTNGKNADLAECFEFLKDNFDGEIGICISSSQTPAEKIEIIEKVKQIIAPQKLIVQADGSSMSGFDNREETTQKAIEECKNFQNISDIILIASGGTNSKTMKLAGQQGLKLDGIALGTYARLLIKDYVLAGKSKPKLLPAVEIAKNLVKELEK; encoded by the coding sequence ATGCTTGATAATATGAGCAATATTTTTTCGCAAAAAAACATCAAGATTATTTTGGGTGCAAATAACCAAAACCCAAAAAGAATAAAAAAAACCGTAAAGGTCTACGCTCTTGCGGGAGTGAGGGTATTTGATACTGGTGCGGATAAAAAAATAATTAAAAAGACTAAAAAAATCCTGGAAAAGATTTATCCTGATAAAGATTTTCATATATGCGCAAGCATAACACTAAGCGATGATGTGCATAGCAAAACCGCCCATATTAATAAAGATAAATGCGTTCAATGCAAAAAATGTGTCAAAAAATGCCCGCATAAAGCTATAACACACAATATTAAGGTAGATGAAAAAAGCTGCATCGGCTGCGGAGTTTGCGTTAAAGTCTGCCCTAAAAACGCAATTAAATTAAAGGACAATGCAAAAACCTTTGAAGAACAGTTCAAAGAAATACCGACAAAAAGCGTTAATTACATTGAAATCCATACTAACGGCAAAAACGCCGATTTGGCGGAATGTTTTGAGTTTTTAAAGGACAATTTTGACGGTGAAATCGGAATTTGTATAAGTTCTTCTCAAACTCCTGCGGAAAAAATTGAAATAATAGAAAAAGTAAAACAAATAATTGCCCCCCAAAAGTTGATAGTACAAGCTGACGGCAGCTCAATGAGCGGATTTGACAATAGAGAAGAAACAACGCAAAAGGCAATTGAAGAATGCAAAAACTTTCAAAATATATCAGATATTATACTTATCGCTTCAGGCGGCACAAACAGCAAAACAATGAAACTTGCCGGGCAGCAAGGGCTGAAACTTGACGGTATAGCGTTAGGCACTTATGCAAGATTATTGATAAAAGATTATGTACTAGCGGGCAAATCCAAGCCCAAGCTATTGCCTGCCGTTGAAATTGCCAAAAACCTGGTTAAAGAATTGGAGAAGTAA
- the fliW gene encoding flagellar assembly protein FliW, which translates to MILNTTKFGEVEVNEDYIFDFVEPILGYEDLKKFALVDYDNDSPFKWLQSIENLELALPVTIPAFFGINYQFTIPDEKVALLQAGNADDILSLNITNIPKGQPQEATVNLVAPIVVNINNKKAMQLVLSNTDFSVKHKLFASKE; encoded by the coding sequence ATGATTTTAAATACAACAAAATTCGGCGAGGTCGAAGTTAACGAAGATTATATATTTGATTTTGTAGAGCCTATTTTAGGATATGAAGATTTAAAGAAGTTTGCGCTGGTGGATTATGACAATGATTCCCCGTTCAAATGGCTTCAATCAATTGAAAACCTTGAACTGGCATTGCCTGTTACTATCCCTGCTTTTTTCGGAATTAATTATCAGTTCACAATCCCCGATGAAAAAGTAGCATTGCTTCAGGCAGGAAATGCTGATGATATTTTATCTTTAAATATAACAAATATTCCGAAAGGTCAGCCCCAAGAAGCCACTGTTAATTTAGTAGCGCCTATAGTAGTAAACATTAATAATAAAAAAGCTATGCAACTGGTACTTAGCAATACGGATTTCTCGGTAAAGCATAAACTTTTTGCTTCAAAGGAGTAA
- the csrA gene encoding carbon storage regulator CsrA, which translates to MLVLSRKTGQKIIINDDIEVVVLEVKGDTVKLGIEAPRNVTIYRHEIYEEIKQENLKTANQTSLDDISVAIDMLKTGLKINDSMSDKLNKITVKKPKDE; encoded by the coding sequence ATGCTTGTATTAAGTAGAAAAACAGGACAAAAAATTATAATAAATGACGATATAGAAGTTGTTGTACTTGAAGTAAAAGGCGACACCGTCAAGCTTGGCATCGAAGCTCCGCGCAATGTTACTATATACAGACATGAAATTTATGAAGAAATTAAGCAGGAAAACCTCAAAACTGCCAATCAAACAAGCCTTGATGATATCTCAGTGGCAATCGATATGCTTAAAACGGGCTTGAAAATTAATGATTCAATGTCTGATAAATTAAACAAAATTACCGTAAAAAAGCCGAAAGATGAATAA
- a CDS encoding response regulator, protein MSDEKEEKPGLEIDDNTIKTLFGLAGIPVPENISNEELMKMANTLKDKMTKLQSQPNAAAEPAQDAAASKQNTTVVNEFLKGGVEQTRPRSVLIVDDLGVIVYQLELLFKKMGFEVTTSNRVSDCIMKFKKKDFGYVIMDLFLPTEKEGFLLLDELKKLVLLCKLDTKIVVMTASSKSDYKINCKNRGADFYIEKTHGWQNELITYCK, encoded by the coding sequence ATGAGCGACGAAAAAGAAGAAAAACCCGGTCTTGAAATAGATGATAACACCATTAAGACGCTTTTTGGGCTGGCGGGTATTCCCGTGCCTGAGAATATAAGCAACGAAGAGCTTATGAAGATGGCAAACACATTGAAGGACAAGATGACTAAACTTCAATCACAGCCAAATGCTGCGGCGGAGCCTGCACAGGATGCTGCTGCTTCCAAACAAAATACAACAGTTGTAAATGAGTTTCTAAAAGGCGGGGTAGAACAAACTCGTCCGCGTTCTGTTTTAATAGTTGATGATTTAGGGGTTATTGTTTACCAGCTTGAGTTGTTATTCAAAAAAATGGGGTTTGAAGTTACTACTTCTAACAGAGTAAGCGACTGTATTATGAAATTTAAGAAAAAAGATTTCGGTTATGTGATAATGGATTTATTTTTACCTACTGAAAAAGAAGGGTTTTTACTGCTTGATGAACTAAAAAAATTAGTCCTGTTATGCAAGCTGGATACAAAAATTGTTGTTATGACCGCTTCTTCGAAATCTGATTACAAGATTAACTGCAAAAATCGCGGCGCAGACTTTTATATAGAAAAAACCCACGGCTGGCAAAATGAACTTATAACTTATTGTAAGTAA
- a CDS encoding asparaginase — MVQHKTIIEYTRNNIVEKAYMGSIVVIDKNKNTVFEFSNQNDNFIFRSAQKPFQALNILISGAFNTYDLNEEHLAVISGSHSGTEAHSRTVKEILAKINCTAEDLLCPASYPLDKAAYLNMIKNDVAPQKILHNCSGKHCGMLAVCRVLGLDIKNYTDINHPVQRQIIKQTLELCEFEEEITAKDGCSTPVLAMPLKNMAAGLSNLYNDKNGKKILEACLKYPFLFGGMQRFDTLIIEASNGKIFAKTGAEGLLLAFNSEIGQSAAIKVLSDDMTARSTAVLALFEKLSWVEKGFLKEQKIVDTRVLF, encoded by the coding sequence ATGGTGCAGCATAAGACTATTATTGAATATACAAGAAATAACATAGTCGAAAAAGCCTATATGGGTTCTATCGTTGTTATAGACAAAAATAAAAACACGGTCTTTGAATTTTCAAATCAAAACGACAATTTTATTTTCCGCTCTGCCCAAAAACCATTTCAAGCTTTAAATATACTAATAAGCGGAGCTTTTAATACTTATGATTTAAACGAAGAACATCTGGCAGTTATAAGCGGTTCGCATTCAGGTACAGAAGCACATTCAAGAACAGTGAAAGAAATTTTAGCCAAAATAAACTGCACCGCGGAGGATTTGCTTTGTCCTGCAAGTTACCCTTTAGATAAAGCAGCTTATCTAAATATGATAAAAAACGATGTTGCACCTCAAAAAATCCTACATAACTGTAGCGGAAAGCACTGTGGTATGCTCGCTGTTTGCAGGGTTTTGGGCTTGGATATAAAAAATTATACGGATATTAACCATCCTGTCCAAAGGCAAATTATCAAACAGACTTTAGAATTATGTGAATTTGAAGAAGAAATCACGGCAAAAGACGGCTGCTCAACCCCTGTGCTTGCAATGCCGCTTAAAAATATGGCAGCGGGTTTATCAAACCTTTATAACGATAAAAACGGCAAAAAAATTCTTGAAGCCTGCCTGAAATATCCGTTCCTTTTTGGCGGTATGCAAAGATTTGATACCCTGATTATTGAGGCTTCAAACGGTAAAATATTTGCCAAAACAGGAGCAGAAGGGCTGCTTTTGGCTTTTAATTCAGAAATCGGGCAAAGTGCCGCCATCAAGGTTTTGTCTGACGATATGACGGCAAGAAGTACGGCGGTCTTGGCGCTTTTTGAAAAATTAAGCTGGGTTGAAAAAGGCTTTTTAAAAGAGCAAAAAATAGTTGATACCAGGGTTTTATTTTAA
- a CDS encoding bifunctional (p)ppGpp synthetase/guanosine-3',5'-bis(diphosphate) 3'-pyrophosphohydrolase has product MSTNVYKQLETILKKQDRSQEEIDRIRFAFDFSFSHHDGQYRASEEPYIIHPVEVAKILAEFKADVQTITAALLHDILEDTDVKPQEIQEKFGDDVLKLVNGVTKLGKLEFKSNEERQAENFRKMFISMADDMRVILLKLADRLHNMRTLNHMPQAKQKKIAQETLEIFAPLANRLGIGRIKAELEDLSLRYTEPEKYYEVAKNVAQTKAERDEIVQTIVDKINNALLQVDIKAKIKGRAKHYYSIYNKMKRQQKDYHELFDITAVRVIVDNIKECYEVLGIIHSTFKPIPGRFKDYIAMPKSNLYRSLHTSVIGPRGKPVEIQIRTQQMHEEAEFGIAAHWKYKESGSVKVLSKESSFTWLRKLAEVQENAKDAKEYVDLVKLDLFADQVFVFTPMGDVIDLPNGATPIDFAYRVHTEVGHKTVGAKINGRIVPLDTKLLTGDFVEIITSKTSNPKLDWINFASSNNAKSKIKLWFKKNKKEEYEALGREILEHELTKNKFEEYLKTDEFTKVAKELNYTSADDLFSALGYGEISLHKIANKLPKLGKQEDEVKIKAPRKFKDTKRDIIGLEGMLYHISRCCSPIPGEPIVGAVTRSRGVSVHRIDCPALNSIPPERLMNIKWSGVEVNKIYTVPIKVETHDKVGVLQEVLGKIADNKTNILYANVTTKQRKIGTIDLGLEIKDIDNLNRIMNALSALPDVISVTRTQSQNARKYK; this is encoded by the coding sequence ATGTCAACAAATGTTTATAAACAACTGGAAACAATATTAAAAAAACAAGACAGAAGTCAGGAAGAAATTGACAGAATTCGCTTTGCGTTCGATTTTTCGTTTTCTCATCATGACGGTCAATACAGAGCAAGCGAAGAACCCTACATAATACACCCTGTCGAAGTAGCAAAAATTCTGGCGGAATTTAAGGCAGATGTCCAGACAATTACAGCAGCTCTTTTGCATGATATTTTAGAAGATACTGATGTAAAACCGCAGGAAATTCAAGAGAAATTCGGCGATGATGTTCTCAAGCTTGTAAATGGCGTAACAAAACTGGGAAAACTCGAGTTTAAATCTAACGAAGAGCGGCAGGCAGAGAACTTCAGAAAAATGTTTATTTCTATGGCGGATGATATGAGGGTCATTTTGCTCAAACTGGCAGATAGACTTCATAATATGCGCACGCTTAACCATATGCCGCAAGCTAAACAAAAGAAAATAGCGCAGGAAACGCTTGAAATTTTTGCCCCTCTTGCAAACAGATTAGGTATCGGCAGAATTAAAGCAGAGCTTGAAGATTTGTCTTTGCGCTATACAGAGCCGGAAAAATATTACGAAGTGGCAAAAAACGTTGCCCAAACAAAAGCCGAAAGAGATGAGATTGTCCAAACCATTGTAGATAAAATAAACAACGCGCTTTTGCAGGTGGATATAAAAGCAAAAATAAAAGGCAGGGCAAAGCATTATTATAGTATTTATAACAAAATGAAACGACAGCAGAAGGATTATCACGAGCTTTTTGATATTACGGCGGTAAGGGTAATAGTTGATAATATAAAAGAATGCTACGAAGTCTTAGGCATAATCCATTCGACCTTTAAACCGATTCCGGGCAGGTTTAAAGATTATATAGCTATGCCCAAAAGCAATCTCTACCGTTCTTTGCATACGTCCGTGATAGGACCGAGAGGCAAACCTGTTGAAATTCAGATAAGAACACAGCAAATGCACGAAGAAGCAGAGTTCGGTATTGCTGCGCACTGGAAGTACAAAGAATCGGGTTCAGTCAAAGTTTTAAGCAAAGAGAGTTCTTTTACCTGGCTGCGTAAGCTGGCGGAAGTTCAGGAAAATGCAAAAGATGCCAAAGAATATGTTGATTTGGTTAAGTTGGATTTATTTGCAGACCAGGTATTTGTGTTTACGCCGATGGGTGATGTTATAGACTTACCCAACGGTGCTACTCCGATTGATTTTGCGTACCGTGTACACACAGAAGTAGGACACAAAACCGTGGGGGCTAAAATTAACGGTAGGATTGTGCCGCTTGATACCAAACTTTTGACAGGCGATTTTGTGGAAATTATAACCTCCAAAACCTCTAACCCTAAACTTGATTGGATAAATTTTGCCTCGTCAAATAATGCCAAGTCAAAAATAAAACTTTGGTTTAAAAAGAACAAAAAAGAAGAGTATGAGGCGCTTGGCAGAGAAATTCTCGAACATGAGCTGACAAAAAATAAATTTGAAGAATACTTAAAGACTGACGAGTTCACAAAAGTAGCCAAAGAACTTAATTACACTTCCGCAGATGATTTATTTTCGGCTCTTGGTTATGGCGAAATTTCACTGCATAAAATAGCCAATAAGCTGCCAAAACTCGGCAAACAGGAAGATGAAGTTAAAATAAAAGCGCCAAGGAAGTTCAAAGATACCAAACGCGATATTATCGGTCTTGAAGGAATGCTGTATCATATTTCACGATGCTGTTCCCCTATTCCCGGAGAGCCTATAGTGGGAGCTGTTACAAGAAGCAGGGGGGTCAGCGTACACAGGATAGACTGCCCGGCGCTCAATTCTATACCGCCTGAAAGACTTATGAATATTAAATGGTCAGGGGTGGAAGTTAATAAAATATATACCGTTCCCATAAAGGTTGAAACTCATGACAAGGTTGGAGTGCTTCAAGAAGTACTGGGCAAAATAGCTGATAATAAAACCAATATTTTATACGCAAATGTTACAACCAAACAGCGTAAAATCGGTACAATAGATTTGGGCTTGGAAATAAAAGACATAGACAATCTTAATCGGATTATGAATGCGCTCAGCGCTCTGCCTGATGTGATTTCAGTAACACGAACACAATCACAAAATGCCAGAAAATACAAATAA
- a CDS encoding DUF167 domain-containing protein, translated as MQNTNTLKISEKNNGIVFQIKAVPNSSCSKITEINEEFIKIKLYAPPVEGKANKEIILILSKMFKVPKSSVKILHGEQGKLKTIFIDISKKEFLKILYDYPSCI; from the coding sequence ATGCAAAATACAAACACGCTAAAAATTTCAGAAAAAAATAACGGAATTGTCTTTCAGATTAAAGCTGTTCCTAATTCTTCCTGCTCCAAAATTACCGAAATCAACGAAGAGTTCATAAAAATAAAGCTTTACGCCCCGCCTGTTGAAGGAAAAGCAAACAAAGAAATTATTTTAATCCTCTCAAAAATGTTCAAAGTTCCTAAAAGTTCGGTGAAAATTTTGCACGGAGAACAGGGAAAATTAAAAACGATTTTTATCGATATTTCAAAAAAAGAATTTTTAAAAATACTTTACGATTACCCCTCTTGCATTTAA
- the sdaAB gene encoding L-serine ammonia-lyase, iron-sulfur-dependent subunit beta produces MKYISLLDIIGPAMVGPSSSHTAGAARIGFLAGKIYEELPKSVQINLYNSFAQTGKGHGTDKSILAGILGLGVDDENIKNSFQTAKQKNLKVSFDYLQAPERHPNSCDIIFFDGKKRMKITADSLGAGEIRITSIDGFEANLQGDYFTLFLVYKDKPGMISKVTSIIQENGINIANLSCSRTNKGETASMTISLDTPLDNNIVGKKLAKIQDIYTVRNIDKLRK; encoded by the coding sequence ATGAAATACATTTCTCTATTAGACATAATAGGTCCCGCGATGGTCGGACCGTCAAGTTCACACACTGCAGGTGCTGCAAGGATAGGTTTTCTTGCGGGCAAAATTTATGAAGAACTGCCTAAAAGCGTACAAATAAACCTTTACAACTCCTTTGCCCAAACAGGTAAGGGTCATGGCACGGATAAAAGTATTCTGGCAGGAATTTTAGGACTTGGTGTGGATGATGAAAATATAAAAAATTCATTCCAAACAGCAAAACAAAAAAATTTAAAAGTTAGTTTTGATTATTTACAAGCGCCTGAACGCCACCCGAATTCCTGCGATATAATATTCTTTGACGGCAAAAAACGCATGAAAATCACCGCTGATTCCCTTGGGGCAGGTGAGATAAGAATTACTTCCATCGACGGATTTGAAGCCAATTTGCAAGGAGATTACTTTACATTGTTTTTGGTCTACAAGGACAAACCGGGCATGATTTCCAAAGTAACTTCCATAATTCAGGAAAACGGAATTAATATAGCCAATTTGTCCTGCAGCCGTACTAACAAAGGTGAAACCGCTTCTATGACTATTTCTCTTGATACCCCGCTCGACAACAATATAGTCGGGAAAAAATTAGCCAAAATACAAGATATTTATACAGTAAGAAATATAGATAAATTAAGGAAATAA
- the sdaAA gene encoding L-serine ammonia-lyase, iron-sulfur-dependent, subunit alpha — MLNPTRFEELKNICEEQEKSLLDLIIEIELVNTEISKEDFFNSLKSTLYIMKQAIKDGLKNEEKTQSKMAGSGAKQLNKKLDKRSNFNPLYNKIIVYAMSSAEQNARMGKIAACPTAGSCGIVPAVLTAYGEELGLNEEKQIEGLIIAGAVGKIIAQKTALAGACGGCQAECGAAAAMAAAAIVQMLGGSLSKILNAAALALKNVLGLTCDPVAGLVEVPCVKRNSFMAVHASVAAELAMSGIKSVIPVDEVVDALAQTGILMSPLLKETSQGGLATTKTGKKISEKLNKQWFE; from the coding sequence ATGCTTAATCCGACCCGTTTTGAAGAACTGAAAAACATTTGCGAAGAGCAGGAGAAGTCGCTTTTAGACCTGATTATTGAAATAGAGCTGGTTAATACCGAAATATCAAAAGAAGACTTTTTCAATTCGTTAAAAAGCACTCTTTATATAATGAAGCAAGCTATTAAAGACGGGCTTAAAAACGAAGAAAAAACGCAGAGTAAAATGGCGGGAAGCGGTGCAAAACAGCTAAATAAAAAATTGGATAAGCGCTCTAATTTTAACCCTCTTTATAATAAAATAATTGTTTATGCAATGAGCAGCGCCGAACAAAACGCAAGGATGGGCAAAATTGCAGCCTGTCCGACAGCCGGCTCCTGCGGAATTGTTCCTGCGGTACTGACAGCTTACGGTGAGGAATTAGGTTTAAACGAAGAAAAACAAATTGAAGGACTGATTATTGCAGGAGCCGTAGGAAAAATCATCGCACAAAAAACAGCCCTTGCAGGCGCCTGCGGCGGCTGTCAGGCAGAATGCGGAGCCGCCGCGGCTATGGCAGCGGCGGCTATTGTTCAAATGCTCGGCGGCAGCTTAAGCAAAATTCTGAACGCTGCTGCTCTGGCATTAAAAAACGTACTGGGCTTAACTTGTGACCCTGTGGCAGGGCTTGTTGAAGTACCTTGCGTAAAAAGAAATTCTTTTATGGCTGTTCATGCAAGTGTAGCAGCCGAATTAGCTATGTCAGGGATTAAAAGCGTTATTCCTGTTGATGAAGTAGTTGATGCACTTGCTCAAACAGGGATTTTAATGTCGCCCTTGCTCAAAGAAACCTCACAAGGCGGTCTTGCAACCACCAAAACAGGTAAAAAAATCAGCGAAAAACTTAACAAACAATGGTTTGAATAA
- a CDS encoding thioredoxin family protein has protein sequence MIKELHETNFDGFIASGITLVEFFATWCGYCQKQQTVIEELANDNITVGQVDVDKNLALVRQYNIVSFPSFIIFKDGEAVKKFSGLHSKNAIMQFLSHYLK, from the coding sequence ATGATAAAAGAACTTCATGAAACGAATTTTGACGGGTTTATTGCTTCAGGAATAACGTTAGTTGAATTTTTTGCAACCTGGTGCGGATATTGCCAAAAGCAACAGACTGTGATTGAAGAGCTTGCCAATGACAATATAACCGTAGGACAGGTTGATGTAGACAAAAACTTGGCATTGGTGCGCCAGTATAATATTGTTTCTTTTCCGTCATTTATTATTTTTAAAGACGGAGAAGCGGTAAAAAAATTTAGCGGATTGCACAGCAAAAACGCTATTATGCAATTCCTTTCACATTATTTGAAATAA